Proteins from a genomic interval of Antedon mediterranea chromosome 5, ecAntMedi1.1, whole genome shotgun sequence:
- the LOC140050291 gene encoding sacsin-like, producing MILQQIGFNVTTVPQTVYNDLIEAGSQAAKRQSYADDIEEKSQASKLQSNAVNIKEGSAKHQIDAVEKVSPKAVVYFLKTVFNPGELPCDITSSALQSEKNYLKLLEYIDKDEELKEGEISLNGIPLLLTQDLQLRRFSETDTYFLSIRHTLLPKSLAEFVHTNAQCHFSCKSREIKKFSITDLVERLPANLGQRYEDCVVWDPNSKELPNKSWIEEVWRFLKIEFENEKCFPTNKHERRSHMRQLLGNWSVLPVKVPIRTSLLAIRPEVNHYLMPFSAAESVLHCHIYDSFIKDACAKMSLPVVDESIFPRKGYNFMPFSKSDDLVDFIKCFIATDDKPTRILKSFVSLLDKDDQAFDSLNQCNRKNILLFFERFVGSSINKEHINDLQRLPCYRSIHDEFINLSKNKRHFVLNSDIPMAEKEKWVDEANAEFIKDDESLKKLYVLLGLTQSSEPDVYKRFILPSFHKFTDGTRVEHMEQIRYIVDKATSYKDKQERKKMIESMDLKNTPLISHKDQPLKRICDYFDDSVPILKLMLEPERLLPEAFCDYNWKPFMTDLGLQTKATSKLVLEFAHDIEQRLNNSEFKAQLNKSKALVEYIANSEELKAEKRFLSQICKISFLVPEDLDKNLLTLHERYQEPGKVGIAYNGALTYRNVHLAWTSASILPYYAVPSTLRVNRGKSFTNILSDLNMSDTPSSDTVLKHCKNIFTHLERKYSKRHESIAISSDFKKALHDVMQKVYEYFSAKCRKSSVDCTCIVKELKDMPITLVDDDKILIPAKYTVKYKGKVLAPYIHEIQETFSQYMDFFTSLGTQDKSSIWQCCEVLRMIHDDIEDQSFCDNPNLISKIKYAVHKIFKSYDEEDWLQGIDVLYLPNRSYQLMDSSTLKYYDKPMFEVRMKKENDKNILFNFTEIELKGPPIVYIKNMPEKLQPGKFSTEVKECMSSNPIETECRHAKEERCKVLNDIQRQLQAREFRQGIYRLLKHEANQQGIKDADTAYSEKPLALSSKHLTIKCLKNLEIHLEQSGKVIEGSSYEPHCFLERQDNHATIFMRHVDSSDSDNVHTLKLKMVYIVRELTGVLNDMAVAMMIVNDLKNIQTSLSDLNIQALDENKSNRMSLPDLGSPVRDDVVGSLNNDPFNEFRPGEYVVYELDNEDEVYVYAQILQEILCDMSGSSSLNRMYKIDYGKVKIVSTLSLYKWLPRSSKETGKHVAMELQPYIAPEYNPPGTEEPSIPSVPRTYDNLEETKSEVSDKLEEIWKLGVEERKKAIRRLYLKWHPDKNPGHEEFCTEVFKHLQNEVIRLEKGLPRHKESTERNEYPSDFGTWSTPFKQWNERARRDRENRNSFNFGSSTGFTSRGGARPSTPEPAKAKLLQREAHHDFNAASNDVDGSRPSYKWAAYKCLQAVEKSLKAAILSKTGGNVRHDIRHLLITVEDIPNCPHDLRKHVNELCTYSKDQNFASYQNGNEALHNLYSREDAEVCISNAQVILDMMDTLSDLNND from the coding sequence ATGATTCTGCAACAAATAGGTTTTAATGTTACAACTGTTCCACAAACTGTCTACAACGATCTGATTGAAGCAGGATCACAGGCTGCCAAACGGCAATCATATGCAGATGACattgaagaaaaatcacaggCTTCCAAACTGCAATCAAATGCAGTTAACATTAAAGAAGGATCTGCCAAACACCAAATAGATGCAGTTGAGAAAGTTTCACCAAAAGCTGTTGTTTACTTCCTGAAAACTGTCTTCAATCCAGGTGAACTACCTTGTGACATCACTAGTTCAGCTCTTCAAAGTGAAAAGAATTACTTAAAGCTCCTGGAGTATATTGATAAAGATGAAGAATTAAAAGAAGGGGAAATCTCACTAAATGGTATTCCATTGCTTCTCACTCAAGACTTGCAGTTACGAAGATTCAGCGAAACAgatacttattttttatcaataagACATACACTGCTTCCAAAATCCTTGGCTGAGTTTGTTCATACAAATGCTCAATGTCATTTCTCTTGCAAGTCTCGTGAAATAAAGAAGTTCAGCATTACAGATCTTGTAGAAAGGTTACCTGCCAATTTAGGCCAAAGATATGAAGATTGTGTTGTGTGGGATCCAAACAGCAAAGAATTGCCAAATAAATCTTGGATTGAAGAAGTGTGGCGTTTTCTTAAAATAGAATTTGAAAATGAGAAATGCTTTCCTACCAATAAGCATGAGAGACGCAGTCATATGAGACAACTGCTAGGTAATTGGTCTGTGCTTCCAGTTAAAGTTCCAATCAGAACAAGTCTATTAGCAATTAGGCCAGAAGTAAATCACTACTTAATGCCATTTTCTGCTGCTGAGTCTGTACTTCATTGTCATATATATGATAGCTTTATTAAAGATGCATGTGCAAAGATGAGTCTTCCAGTTGTAGATGAGTCTATATTTCCGAGAAAAGGTTATAACTTTATGCCTTTTTCTAAATCTGATGATCTCGTAGACTTCATTAAATGTTTCATTGCCACTGACGACAAACCTACAAGAATATTGAAAAGTTTTGTATCTTTGTTGGATAAAGATGATCAAGCCTTTGATTCACTGAACCAGTGCAacagaaaaaatattttgttgttttttgaaaGGTTTGTTGGATCTTCCATAAATAAAGAACATATCAACGATTTGCAACGATTACCATGCTACCGTTCAATTCACGATGAATTCATTAATTTGAGTAAAAACAAACGTCATTTTGTTCTTAATTCTGATATTCCAATGGCCGAAAAAGAAAAGTGGGTAGATGAAGCAAATGCCGAGTTCATTAAAGATGATGAATCATTGAAAAAACTCTATGTACTTCTTGGATTGACACAAAGTAGTGAACCAGACGTCTACAAAAGGTTCATTCTACCATCTTTTCACAAATTTACAGATGGTACAAGAGTTGAACACATGGAACAAATTCGATATATTGTGGATAAAGCAACTTCTTACAAAGATAAACAAGAAAGGAAAAAAATGATAGAGTCCATGGATTTGAAGAACACGCCTTTAATTTCCCATAAAGACCAACCATTGAAACGTATATGTGATTATTTTGACGATTCAGTTCCAATTTTAAAACTTATGTTAGAACCTGAAAGGTTATTACCAGAGGCATTCTGTGACTATAATTGGAAACCATTTATGACAGACCTGGGTTTGCAAACAAAAGCTACATCTAAACTGGTTTTGGAATTTGCACATGACATCGAACAGAGGTTGAATAATTCGGAATTCAAGGCACAGTTGAACAAGTCTAAAGCACTTGTTGAATACATTGCAAATTCTGAAGAACTAAAGGCAGAAAAAAGATTCTTAAGTCAAATctgtaaaatatcatttttagtACCAGAGGACTTGGACAAGAATCTGTTAACACTTCACGAACGATATCAAGAACCCGGTAAAGTAGGCATAGCTTACAATGGTGCCTTAACATATAGAAATGTTCACCTGGCATGGACAAGTGCAAGCATTTTACCATACTATGCGGTTCCTAGCACGCTACGTGTTAACAGGGGTAAATCGTTCACGAATATACTTTCCGACTTAAATATGTCTGACACGCCATCAAGTGATACTGTTCTTAAGCATTGCAAGAACATATTTACACATCTTGAACGAAAATACTCTAAAAGACATGAAAGCATAGCTATATCCTCGGATTTTAAAAAAGCATTGCATGACGTTATGCAAAAAGTCTATGAGTATTTTTCAGCCAAATGCAGAAAAAGTAGTGTTGATTGTACATGTATTGTGAAAGAATTAAAAGATATGCCGATCACGTTAGTCGATGACGATAAGATTCTTATTCCAGCTAAGTATACTGTAAAGTATAAAGGAAAAGTTCTAGCACCATACATACATGAAATACAAGAAACCTTTTCCCAATACATGGATTTCTTTACCAGTCTTGGTACTCAGGACAAGTCTTCCATTTGGCAATGTTGTGAAGTTCTCAGAATGATTCATGACGATATTGAAGATCAATCATTTTGTGATAATCCAAATTTAATATCCAAGATCAAGTATGCTGTTCACAAAATCTTCAAATCTTATGACGAAGAGGACTGGCTACAAGGTATTGACGTGTTGTATCTTCCTAATCGATCTTATCAACTTATGGATTCAAGTACTTTGAAGTACTACGACAAACCGATGTTTGAGGTTAGAATGAAAAAGGAAAATGACAAgaatattctttttaatttcaccgaaattgaattgaaaggtCCTCCTATTGTATACATCAAAAACATGCCAGAGAAACTACAGCCTGGTAAATTCAGCACGGAAGTAAAAGAGTGTATGAGTTCAAATCCAATTGAAACTGAATGTCGTCATGCAAAGGAGGAACGTTGTAAAGTATTAAATGATATTCAACGTCAACTCCAAGCTAGGGAATTCCGTCAAGGTATCTACCGTCTTTTGAAACATGAAGCTAATCAACAGGGCATAAAAGATGCAGACACAGCTTATTCAGAAAAACCTTTGGCATTATCATCCAAACATCTCACCATCAAATGTCTCAAAAACCTAGAAATACATCTTGAGCAGTCTGGAAAAGTAATTGAAGGAAGTTCATATGAACCACATTGTTTCTTGGAAAGACAAGACAATCATGCAACAATATTCATGAGGCATGTCGATTCAAGTGATTCAGACAACGTTCACACATTGAAGCTAAAGATGGTGTATATAGTACGTGAGCTTACTGGAGTTCTTAATGACATGGCAGTAGCAATGATGATTGTTAATGATCTGAAAAATATACAAACATCACTTAGTGATCTTAATATTCAGGCTTTAGATGAAAACAAATCCAACAGAATGTCGTTGCCAGACTTGGGATCACCTGTACGAGATGATGTTGTGGGATCTTTGAATAACGATCCATTCAATGAATTCAGACCTGGGGAGTATGTTGTATATGAGCTAGACAATGAGGATGAAGTTTATGTGTATGCACAAATATTACAGGAGATCTTGTGCGATATGTCAGGAAGCAGTTCTCTCAACAGGATGTACAAAATTGACTATGGAAAAGTCAAAATAGTTAGCACTTTGAGTCTATATAAGTGGCTGCCACGAAGTTCTAAAGAAACAGGTAAACATGTAGCCATGGAATTACAGCCATATATAGCTCCGGAATATAATCCACCAGGTACTGAAGAACCTTCAATACCTTCAGTACCACGAACATATGACAACCTTGAAGAAACTAAATCTGAGGTGTCAGACAAACTAGAAGAGATTTGGAAACTTGGAGTTGAAGAAAGAAAAAAGGCAATCAGACGCTTGTATCTGAAATGGCACCCAGATAAAAATCCAGGTCATGAAGAATTTTGCACTGAGGTATTTAAGCATCTACAAAATGAAGTCATTCGCTTAGAAAAGGGTCTTCCCAGACACAAAGAATCAACTGAGAGAAATGAATATCCCTCTGACTTTGGAACATGGAGTACACCATTTAAACAATGGAACGAAAGGGCACGAAGGGATAGAGAAAATAGAAATAGTTTCAATTTTGGTTCATCAACTGGATTTACATCCCGAGGTGGAGCTCGACCCTCGACGCCTGAACCTGCAAAAGCGAAGTTATTGCAGAGAGAAGCTCATCACGACTTCAATGCAGCTAGTAACGATGTTGATGGCAGTCGTCCAAGTTACAAATGGGCTGCTTATAAGTGTTTGCAAGCAGTTGAAAAATCATTAAAAGCAGCTATATTATCAAAGACTGGTGGAAATGTAAGGCATGATATTAGACATTTGTTAATCACAGTTGAAGATATACCTAACTGCCCACATGACCTCCGTAAACACGTCAATGAACTGTGTACCTATAGTAAGGATCAGAATTTTGCCAGTTATCAGAACGGTAATGAAGCACTGCATAACCTATATAGCAGAGAGGATGCCGAAGTTTGCATTTCAAATGCACAAGTAATTTTAGACATGATGGACACACTTAGCGATTTAAATAATGATTGA